The Blattabacterium cuenoti genome includes a region encoding these proteins:
- the ftsZ gene encoding cell division protein FtsZ, producing MKKEDFIQKKENVQFGFPKNRSAAIKVIGVGGGGSNALSHMFEQGITGVDFIACNTDAQALNNNPVPVKIQLGASITEGLGAGADPEVGEKAALESLEEIKSVLDSNTKMTFITAGMGGGTGTGAAPIIAGISKEKGILTVGIVTIPFHFEGKMRLQQAQKGIEALRKNVDSLIVINNDKLRELYGNLGFKAGFAKADEVLTTAAKGIAEVITHHYKQNIDLRDTRTVLKESGTAVMGSAISVGENRAKEAVGQALDSPLLNDNKITGAKNVLLLIVSGRIEITIDEIGIISDYIQAEAGNNANIIMGIGEDESLEESISVTIVATGFPTEIQRAINHEEKKIFHRLEEPYEQRLTKVEEIHSYSKRKDPYSSTNSNHSEKPSNQPYYKNKKEKFSLNQKKSIFDQAIDSNFVETKHKKYMMLEDSFDLPISYNENDEKIFKKRTRKKENHKNEKFNDF from the coding sequence TTGGATTTCCGAAAAATCGTTCAGCTGCAATCAAAGTCATTGGAGTAGGAGGTGGAGGAAGTAATGCTTTAAGTCACATGTTTGAACAAGGAATTACTGGCGTAGATTTTATAGCATGTAATACGGATGCGCAAGCCTTAAATAATAATCCAGTTCCTGTAAAAATTCAATTAGGAGCTTCGATTACGGAAGGACTAGGAGCTGGAGCAGACCCAGAAGTAGGAGAAAAGGCTGCTTTAGAAAGTCTGGAAGAAATAAAAAGTGTTCTAGATTCTAATACTAAAATGACATTCATTACAGCAGGAATGGGAGGTGGAACGGGAACAGGTGCTGCACCAATTATTGCAGGAATTTCTAAAGAAAAAGGCATTTTGACTGTAGGGATCGTAACAATTCCATTTCATTTTGAAGGAAAAATGAGATTACAACAAGCTCAAAAAGGAATAGAAGCATTAAGAAAAAATGTGGATTCTCTCATTGTGATTAATAATGATAAATTGAGAGAATTATATGGAAATCTAGGATTTAAAGCTGGATTTGCAAAAGCAGATGAAGTTTTGACTACTGCAGCTAAAGGCATTGCAGAAGTAATTACTCACCATTATAAACAAAATATAGATTTAAGAGATACTAGAACTGTTCTTAAAGAAAGTGGAACTGCCGTTATGGGGTCGGCTATTTCTGTTGGTGAAAATAGAGCAAAAGAGGCTGTTGGGCAAGCCTTGGATTCTCCATTATTGAATGATAATAAGATAACGGGAGCTAAAAATGTTCTTTTGCTTATTGTTTCAGGAAGAATAGAAATTACTATAGATGAAATTGGAATTATCAGTGATTATATCCAAGCAGAAGCAGGAAACAATGCTAACATTATTATGGGAATAGGAGAAGACGAAAGTTTGGAAGAAAGTATTTCAGTTACTATAGTAGCTACAGGATTTCCTACGGAAATTCAGAGAGCCATTAATCATGAAGAAAAAAAAATTTTTCATAGGTTGGAAGAACCTTATGAACAAAGATTAACAAAAGTAGAAGAAATTCATTCTTATTCTAAACGAAAAGATCCTTATTCTTCTACAAATTCAAATCATTCAGAAAAACCTTCAAATCAACCTTATTATAAGAATAAGAAAGAAAAATTTTCATTAAATCAAAAAAAAAGCATTTTTGATCAAGCTATTGATTCAAATTTTGTCGAAACAAAACATAAAAAATATATGATGCTAGAAGACAGTTTTGATCTTCCTATTTCATACAATGAAAATGATGAGAAAATATTCAAAAAACGTACTCGTAAAAAAGAAAATCATAAAAATGAAAAGTTCAATGACTTTTAA
- the pheS gene encoding phenylalanine--tRNA ligase subunit alpha produces the protein MDNKIDQIKKKIKCFHMKTYDDLETFRIKFLGKKRGIITILFKELKKISIHKRKIYGKIINELKKEVQEKILSFQSKNNIQNEKILKYDPTIPGKSIEIGSIHPLSMIKNRMIDIFLRIGFIYVDGPEIEDDWHNFTALNIPISHPSRDMQDTFFLCKNPEILLRTHTSSVQIRYMKRHHPPFRVLSVGKVYRNETISSRSNFIFHQAEGFYIDKKVSFSDLKQTIHYLITSLFGKAKIRFRPSYFPFTEPSAEVDIYCNSEWLEIMGCGMIDPKVLKNVDIDPEIYSGFAFGVGIERLALMIYQMKDIRIYFDNDIRFLRQFKSEF, from the coding sequence ATGGATAATAAAATAGATCAAATCAAAAAAAAAATAAAATGTTTTCATATGAAAACATATGATGATTTAGAAACATTTCGAATTAAATTTTTAGGAAAAAAAAGAGGGATCATAACAATCTTATTTAAAGAATTAAAAAAAATATCCATCCATAAAAGAAAAATTTATGGAAAAATTATTAATGAATTAAAAAAAGAAGTTCAAGAAAAAATTTTGAGTTTTCAATCCAAAAATAACATTCAAAATGAAAAAATACTCAAGTATGATCCTACTATACCCGGAAAGTCTATAGAAATAGGATCTATTCATCCACTATCTATGATAAAAAATAGAATGATAGATATTTTTCTAAGAATTGGATTCATTTATGTAGATGGGCCTGAAATAGAAGACGATTGGCATAATTTTACGGCTTTAAATATTCCAATCTCTCATCCCTCCAGAGATATGCAAGATACATTTTTTTTATGCAAAAATCCAGAGATTTTGTTACGGACACATACTTCGTCTGTACAAATACGATATATGAAAAGACATCATCCTCCTTTTCGTGTTTTATCTGTAGGAAAAGTATATAGAAATGAAACTATTTCATCTCGTTCAAATTTCATTTTTCATCAAGCAGAAGGATTTTATATAGATAAAAAAGTTTCCTTTTCTGATTTAAAACAAACGATTCATTATTTAATAACTTCTCTTTTTGGAAAAGCAAAAATCAGATTTCGTCCTTCTTATTTTCCATTTACAGAACCTAGTGCTGAAGTCGATATATATTGTAATAGTGAATGGTTAGAAATTATGGGTTGTGGAATGATAGACCCAAAAGTTTTGAAAAATGTAGATATTGATCCAGAAATTTATTCTGGATTTGCTTTTGGAGTAGGAATAGAACGTTTAGCTTTAATGATTTATCAGATGAAAGATATTAGAATTTATTTTGATAATGATATTCGTTTTTTGAGACAATTTAAAAGTGAGTTTTAG
- the murB gene encoding UDP-N-acetylmuramate dehydrogenase, whose product MLIKKNFSLKKLNTFGINVYARYFVEVKNIEDIQKIFEIYPSIPKLFLGDGSNILFLKNYYPGLVMKMGIKGKKVIQENDYKVIVQAFAGENWNEFVKWTIKKGFIGLENLSFIPGTVGAAPIQNIGAYGAEVKDTLFKVQAYETEHQKIREFTREECKLQYRYSFFKHPHYRNKFLILSVFFLLRKKYKKLNTSYVEIQKELENMNIKEPTTHDLSKAIFNIRNRKLPNPKKIGNAGSFFMNPIVSILDFKKLKYRYPAIIGYDISHDKIKLSANSLIKNTEWKKKKIGDVGVYEKQPIILVNYGKASGMDIYYFSEKITKDIKKKFSIPFSREVNIIR is encoded by the coding sequence ATGCTAATTAAAAAAAATTTTTCTCTCAAAAAATTGAATACATTTGGAATAAATGTTTATGCTCGTTATTTTGTAGAAGTGAAAAATATAGAAGATATTCAAAAAATCTTTGAGATATATCCATCTATTCCAAAACTTTTCTTGGGAGATGGAAGTAATATTCTTTTTTTAAAAAATTATTATCCAGGATTAGTCATGAAAATGGGGATAAAAGGAAAAAAGGTGATCCAAGAAAATGATTATAAAGTCATTGTCCAAGCTTTTGCTGGAGAAAATTGGAATGAATTTGTAAAATGGACCATAAAAAAAGGATTTATCGGGTTAGAAAATTTATCATTTATTCCTGGTACAGTTGGAGCTGCACCTATTCAAAATATTGGAGCATATGGAGCAGAAGTGAAAGATACTTTATTCAAAGTACAAGCATATGAAACGGAACATCAAAAAATAAGAGAATTTACACGTGAAGAATGTAAACTTCAATACCGTTATTCTTTTTTCAAACATCCTCATTACAGAAATAAATTTCTAATTTTATCTGTTTTTTTTCTTTTAAGAAAAAAATATAAAAAATTGAATACATCCTATGTGGAAATTCAAAAGGAATTAGAAAATATGAATATTAAAGAACCTACTACTCATGATTTAAGTAAAGCTATTTTTAATATTAGAAATCGTAAACTTCCAAATCCAAAAAAAATTGGAAATGCTGGGAGTTTTTTTATGAATCCTATAGTAAGTATTTTGGATTTTAAAAAACTAAAATATAGATATCCCGCTATTATTGGTTATGATATTTCTCATGATAAAATCAAACTATCTGCTAACTCATTAATTAAAAACACAGAATGGAAAAAAAAAAAAATTGGAGATGTAGGAGTATATGAGAAACAACCTATAATTTTGGTAAACTATGGAAAGGCTAGTGGAATGGATATATATTATTTTTCAGAAAAAATAACGAAAGACATAAAAAAAAAGTTTAGTATTCCTTTCTCAAGAGAAGTAAATATTATACGATAA
- a CDS encoding 4'-phosphopantetheinyl transferase family protein, producing the protein MNFYSYKFHNLHTKIIVFRWAHFLETTFLEKRIISDKEKMFFLSLSKKRKREFLGIRYVLRYIGMKINIFYNEKRKPFLFFEGKYISLSHSFEKIAIAISSYQIGIDIEKLRKDNKIVKIKKKFIREDESIFINPNYEEDYLHIIWGIKESLYKLEGGLFYSFLDHYKVSPFCLKKDDRISCWILKNTYSKKFSAFYRKIEEHYLVYIIDK; encoded by the coding sequence ATGAATTTCTATTCCTATAAATTTCATAATCTTCATACAAAGATTATAGTTTTTAGATGGGCCCATTTTTTAGAAACAACGTTTTTAGAAAAGAGAATTATTTCCGATAAAGAAAAAATGTTTTTTTTATCTTTATCAAAAAAACGAAAAAGAGAGTTTTTAGGAATTCGTTATGTCCTGAGATATATAGGAATGAAAATAAATATATTTTATAATGAAAAAAGAAAACCTTTTCTTTTTTTTGAAGGGAAATATATTTCCTTAAGTCATTCTTTTGAAAAAATAGCCATAGCTATAAGCTCTTATCAGATAGGTATAGACATAGAAAAATTACGAAAAGACAATAAAATAGTTAAAATAAAGAAAAAATTTATTAGAGAGGATGAATCTATTTTTATTAATCCAAATTATGAAGAAGATTATCTGCATATTATATGGGGAATTAAAGAAAGTTTGTATAAACTAGAAGGAGGTCTTTTTTATAGTTTTTTAGATCATTATAAAGTTTCTCCTTTTTGTCTTAAAAAAGATGATAGGATATCATGCTGGATTCTAAAAAATACCTATAGTAAGAAATTTTCTGCTTTTTATAGAAAAATAGAAGAACATTATCTCGTTTATATTATAGATAAATGA
- a CDS encoding Mrp/NBP35 family ATP-binding protein, giving the protein MKEIIEKALENVIIIDNKNIIESGFVKKIDLLSNKIIIYLSLSNPAMHFKNKLIKDITHSIKNQNILDPISIKIEMKSDIKPVIKNIIAVASGKGGVGKSTISTNIAVSLVKMGFHVGLLDADIYGPSIPLMFNLEEEDINARIHKNGIINPIISYGVKILSIGFFSKYGEAIVWRGPMVTKVLRQFIHETDWGELDFLIVDLPPGTGDIHLSILQEISLKGIVIVSTSQKIALSDVNRSVGMFRIQSISVPILGIIENMSYFLPKESKEKCYFFGKNGVKNFSKKMNLFFLGEIPMLQEIREYSDLGIPGVLENDKIKNIFMKITKNIINQLSMFI; this is encoded by the coding sequence ATGAAAGAAATAATTGAAAAAGCATTAGAAAATGTTATTATTATTGATAATAAAAATATTATTGAATCTGGTTTTGTAAAAAAGATAGATTTATTAAGTAATAAGATAATAATCTATTTGAGTTTATCCAATCCCGCTATGCATTTCAAAAATAAACTAATAAAAGATATAACTCATTCGATAAAAAATCAAAATATATTAGATCCAATATCCATCAAAATAGAAATGAAATCAGATATCAAACCTGTAATCAAAAACATAATAGCTGTTGCGTCTGGAAAAGGAGGAGTTGGAAAATCCACAATATCAACTAATATAGCTGTTTCTTTAGTAAAAATGGGTTTTCATGTTGGATTATTAGACGCTGATATATATGGACCTTCTATCCCATTAATGTTTAATCTTGAAGAGGAAGATATTAATGCAAGGATACATAAAAATGGGATTATAAATCCTATTATTAGCTATGGTGTTAAAATTCTGTCTATAGGTTTTTTTTCAAAATATGGAGAGGCTATTGTTTGGAGAGGCCCTATGGTCACTAAAGTTTTGAGACAATTTATTCATGAAACTGATTGGGGAGAATTAGATTTTTTAATTGTAGATTTACCACCAGGAACAGGGGATATCCATTTATCTATTTTGCAAGAAATTTCATTAAAAGGAATTGTTATAGTTAGTACATCTCAAAAAATTGCATTGTCAGATGTAAATAGGTCTGTAGGAATGTTTCGTATTCAATCTATTTCTGTTCCAATTCTTGGAATTATAGAAAATATGTCTTATTTTCTTCCAAAAGAAAGCAAAGAAAAATGCTATTTTTTTGGAAAAAATGGAGTCAAGAATTTTTCCAAAAAAATGAATCTTTTTTTTCTTGGAGAAATTCCTATGTTACAAGAAATCCGAGAATATTCAGACTTGGGAATTCCTGGAGTTTTAGAAAACGATAAAATTAAAAATATTTTTATGAAAATTACGAAAAATATTATCAATCAATTGAGTATGTTTATATGA
- a CDS encoding CvpA family protein, protein MLASDIIIIILVFYGGYQGYQKGLISQFFVFMIFIIIIYKGIYVFDFVKKVNVVIVSKESYFFVIFSLIFSFFSIIFLAFLAKKIIEFIMMITWMKPVDRLFGGILGMIKYFFYISICLFFLKEANQKVDIIPYNFFQNSFEKEFQFLFSRKGYLFNKLKELYFYLQILFFK, encoded by the coding sequence ATGTTAGCATCAGATATAATTATTATAATTTTAGTTTTCTATGGAGGATATCAAGGATATCAAAAAGGTTTAATATCTCAATTTTTTGTATTCATGATATTTATAATTATTATTTATAAAGGGATCTATGTATTTGATTTTGTCAAAAAAGTCAATGTAGTAATAGTAAGTAAAGAATCCTATTTTTTTGTAATTTTTTCTCTAATTTTTTCTTTTTTTTCTATAATTTTTTTAGCTTTTTTAGCCAAAAAAATTATAGAATTTATTATGATGATTACATGGATGAAACCTGTGGATAGATTGTTTGGAGGAATATTAGGCATGATTAAATATTTTTTTTATATTTCAATATGTCTTTTTTTTCTAAAAGAAGCAAATCAAAAAGTAGATATAATTCCTTATAATTTTTTTCAAAATTCTTTTGAAAAAGAATTTCAATTTCTTTTCTCTAGAAAAGGATATTTATTTAATAAATTGAAAGAATTATATTTTTATTTACAAATTTTATTTTTTAAATGA
- the hisS gene encoding histidine--tRNA ligase gives MELPNIPKGTRDFSSIEMSKRNYLIQVIREKFELFGFYPIETPSFEKISTLVGKYGEEGDYLMFKLLHSGNVLKTIISDVFRKINSKEKKEKTVNVEKFLEEHLSNKALRYDLTVPFVRYVIMHKNEIVFPFKRYQIQPVWRADNPQKGRFREFYQCDADIISSSWSLWEEIELIQLCDEIFTKLNFPIIIYINHRDILGGLVEISGIKNNLWKDFTTSLDKWNKIGRDLVKKEMLRKGISSQSFEKIAFFFDMKENFSKKEKDLTVAFQYSKKGKKGIKDLSFIYQNIKKISLQNTKLEWNISLARGMNYYTGTILEIVPFHNNGHSNLISIGGGGRYDQLANLFGMKNTYGVGFSLGLDRIYLAMEKENLFQTISNYPSKVLFINFGDEEVLYAYKMIKFLRKKGISTQLYPHTVKIGKQFRYANDNNIPFTISIGKNEIKRNKIRVKNLKKRIEKEYDNINEVVNQLIQ, from the coding sequence ATGGAATTACCTAATATTCCCAAAGGGACCAGGGATTTTTCATCAATTGAGATGAGTAAACGAAATTATTTAATTCAAGTTATTAGAGAAAAATTTGAACTTTTTGGTTTCTATCCTATAGAAACCCCTTCTTTTGAAAAGATTTCTACTCTTGTTGGTAAATATGGAGAAGAAGGAGATTATTTGATGTTTAAATTACTTCATTCAGGAAATGTTTTAAAAACAATAATTTCAGATGTTTTCAGAAAAATCAATAGTAAGGAAAAAAAGGAAAAAACGGTTAATGTTGAAAAATTTTTGGAAGAACATCTATCTAATAAAGCTCTTCGATATGATTTAACGGTTCCTTTTGTACGTTATGTGATAATGCATAAAAATGAAATCGTTTTTCCTTTTAAAAGATATCAAATACAACCTGTATGGCGTGCTGATAACCCTCAAAAAGGAAGATTTAGAGAGTTTTATCAATGTGATGCAGATATCATTTCTTCTTCTTGGTCTTTATGGGAAGAAATAGAATTAATTCAACTTTGTGACGAGATTTTTACAAAATTGAATTTTCCTATCATAATCTATATTAATCATAGAGATATATTAGGAGGATTAGTTGAAATTTCTGGTATAAAAAATAATTTATGGAAAGATTTTACTACATCTTTAGATAAATGGAATAAAATTGGAAGAGATTTAGTCAAAAAAGAAATGCTTCGTAAAGGAATATCATCTCAATCATTTGAAAAAATAGCATTTTTTTTTGATATGAAAGAAAATTTTTCTAAAAAAGAAAAAGATTTGACTGTAGCCTTTCAATATTCTAAAAAAGGAAAAAAGGGGATCAAAGATCTGAGTTTTATTTATCAAAATATAAAGAAAATTTCTTTACAAAACACAAAATTGGAATGGAATATTTCTTTAGCTCGGGGGATGAATTATTATACAGGGACAATCTTGGAAATTGTTCCATTCCATAATAATGGTCATTCAAATTTAATTTCTATTGGTGGAGGAGGAAGGTATGATCAATTAGCTAATTTATTTGGAATGAAAAATACTTATGGAGTAGGATTTTCTTTAGGTTTAGATAGAATTTATTTAGCTATGGAAAAAGAAAATTTGTTCCAGACTATTTCTAATTATCCTTCAAAAGTTTTGTTTATTAATTTTGGAGATGAAGAGGTTTTGTATGCATATAAAATGATAAAGTTTTTGAGAAAAAAAGGAATTTCCACTCAATTATATCCTCATACGGTTAAAATAGGAAAACAATTTAGATATGCTAATGATAATAATATTCCATTTACTATTAGTATAGGTAAAAATGAAATTAAAAGAAATAAAATAAGAGTCAAAAATCTTAAAAAAAGGATAGAAAAAGAATACGATAATATCAATGAAGTTGTGAATCAATTAATTCAATAA
- a CDS encoding LuxE/PaaK family acyltransferase, with translation MNFKKKIFSVLSKNEFENLTLDIFHYQIDNNKIYKNYLQSLKIDPLEIKNISEIPFLPISFFKTHCIWSSKTRIPDIIFTSSGTTGIKSKHYVADLSVYINSIRKGFEFFYGPIEKFKFLGFIPTDRKDSSLIYMVKYLIQETIQNGSDIVSSYSNYKYKNWIIPDQKNVLIFGLSFYLLDFIEKMEKNGYKENVIIMETGGMKGKRKEIIREELHNILKKFFCVKEIHSEYGMTELLSQAYAKKNGVFRCPPWMKIYIRDPEDPFIHIDNNKIGGVDIIDLSNYLSCPFISTEDLGKKINDYEFEVLGRMDFSDIRGCNIMTI, from the coding sequence ATGAACTTTAAAAAAAAGATTTTTTCGGTATTATCAAAAAATGAATTTGAAAATTTAACATTGGATATATTTCATTATCAAATTGATAATAATAAAATTTATAAAAACTATCTTCAATCATTAAAAATAGATCCATTGGAAATCAAAAATATTTCTGAAATTCCTTTTTTACCTATTTCTTTTTTTAAAACACATTGTATTTGGAGCAGTAAAACGAGAATTCCAGATATTATTTTTACTAGTAGCGGAACGACAGGAATAAAAAGTAAGCATTATGTAGCAGATTTAAGTGTTTATATTAACAGTATTAGAAAAGGATTTGAATTTTTTTATGGACCAATAGAAAAATTTAAATTTTTAGGATTTATTCCTACTGATAGAAAGGATTCTTCTTTAATTTATATGGTAAAATATTTAATACAAGAAACTATTCAAAATGGAAGTGATATTGTTTCTTCCTATTCCAATTACAAGTATAAAAATTGGATTATCCCTGATCAAAAAAATGTTTTAATTTTTGGACTTAGTTTTTATTTATTAGATTTTATAGAGAAAATGGAAAAAAATGGATATAAAGAAAACGTAATTATTATGGAGACAGGAGGAATGAAAGGAAAAAGAAAAGAAATCATTAGAGAAGAATTACACAATATTTTAAAAAAATTTTTTTGTGTAAAGGAAATTCACTCGGAATATGGAATGACAGAATTGCTTTCTCAAGCATATGCAAAAAAAAACGGTGTATTTCGATGTCCTCCTTGGATGAAAATATATATCAGAGATCCGGAAGATCCTTTTATTCATATAGATAACAATAAAATAGGAGGTGTTGATATTATAGATTTATCGAATTACTTATCTTGTCCTTTTATTTCTACCGAAGATTTAGGAAAGAAAATAAATGACTATGAATTTGAAGTATTAGGAAGAATGGATTTTTCAGACATACGAGGATGCAACATAATGACCATTTGA
- a CDS encoding YtxH domain-containing protein, whose protein sequence is MKRGGNFFWGVILGTMAGLIMGILLAPRKEEKIKNILGKKTEELRDNFQKISKKIGERVHRMKSDFEDRWKRNKIDKEKMDQVEDELGT, encoded by the coding sequence ATGAAAAGAGGAGGAAATTTTTTTTGGGGAGTTATTCTAGGAACCATGGCTGGTTTAATAATGGGAATTCTGTTAGCTCCAAGAAAAGAGGAAAAAATAAAAAATATACTAGGAAAAAAAACAGAAGAATTAAGAGATAATTTTCAAAAAATTAGCAAAAAAATTGGGGAAAGAGTACATCGTATGAAATCTGATTTTGAAGATAGGTGGAAAAGAAATAAAATAGATAAAGAAAAAATGGACCAAGTAGAAGATGAATTGGGAACTTAA
- a CDS encoding purine-nucleoside phosphorylase, whose protein sequence is MSMTMTLEKSKQYIKNKIKEKPDFGILLLGSQFDKLIKEIQNPICISYEEIPLFSKEKLYGKFLFGQIEGKNVVFLIEPFSEENGTNYFTIVLCKNIGIDKLILINISGGVNPNYKMGDVMLVKDHINLFPENPNVKDFIKNRFFEITETYDKNMLEIAENIAMNHNIIIQKGVYVAFPYSNYKTYAEHSMIRSMGGDSVGMNIVTDVITARCMNLRVFAMSIIVMGGSVSEPKIQKNADSRNPFFHETEKSISILILIVKEFIKLC, encoded by the coding sequence ATGTCAATGACTATGACTTTAGAAAAATCAAAACAATACATAAAAAACAAAATCAAAGAAAAACCTGATTTTGGAATTTTATTATTAGGAAGTCAGTTTGATAAACTAATAAAGGAGATCCAAAATCCTATATGCATTTCTTATGAAGAAATACCCCTTTTTTCGAAAGAAAAATTATATGGAAAATTTCTATTTGGTCAAATAGAAGGAAAAAATGTAGTTTTTTTAATAGAACCTTTTTCTGAAGAAAATGGGACAAACTATTTTACTATTGTTTTGTGTAAAAATATAGGAATCGATAAATTAATATTAATTAATATTTCTGGAGGGGTTAATCCAAATTACAAAATGGGAGATGTTATGTTGGTTAAAGATCATATAAATCTTTTTCCAGAAAATCCTAATGTAAAAGATTTTATCAAAAATAGATTTTTTGAAATCACAGAAACATATGATAAAAACATGCTAGAAATTGCAGAAAACATAGCCATGAATCATAACATAATTATCCAAAAAGGAGTATATGTAGCTTTTCCCTATTCTAATTATAAAACCTACGCAGAACATTCTATGATACGATCTATGGGTGGAGATAGTGTTGGAATGAATATAGTCACAGATGTAATCACTGCTAGATGTATGAATTTACGAGTATTTGCCATGTCTATTATTGTGATGGGAGGATCTGTCTCTGAACCTAAAATTCAGAAAAATGCAGATTCTAGAAATCCATTTTTTCATGAAACGGAAAAATCTATATCTATTCTAATATTGATAGTTAAAGAATTTATAAAACTTTGTTGA
- the pnuC gene encoding nicotinamide riboside transporter PnuC codes for MNDWIDILFSPYYNSNIFYVILEFTAVSFTVFSVFFAQNNSIWGYPIGIVSTIIYSYLTFVTSLYGDFIINLYYTVMSFYGWYVWLYKKDKKNKEMPITFCNQKDYFYTFILFFSTCIFSIMVYYFHGKLQSHFDWMDVLTTGIYFSGMYQMSMKKVENWIFWMVGNVISVPLYFLKGFVLTGILFIILVLLAIAGFFIWKKKALNEIL; via the coding sequence ATGAATGATTGGATAGATATCCTTTTTTCCCCCTATTATAATAGTAACATTTTTTATGTAATTTTAGAATTTACAGCTGTATCATTTACAGTATTTAGTGTTTTTTTTGCTCAAAATAATAGTATATGGGGATATCCAATAGGAATAGTAAGTACTATAATATATAGCTATTTAACTTTTGTGACTTCTCTTTATGGTGATTTTATTATTAATCTGTATTACACGGTGATGAGTTTTTATGGATGGTATGTATGGCTGTATAAAAAGGATAAAAAAAATAAAGAAATGCCTATCACTTTTTGCAATCAAAAAGATTATTTTTACACGTTTATTTTGTTTTTCTCTACCTGTATTTTCAGTATAATGGTTTATTATTTTCATGGAAAACTTCAATCCCATTTTGATTGGATGGATGTATTGACAACAGGTATTTATTTTTCTGGAATGTATCAAATGTCTATGAAAAAAGTAGAAAACTGGATATTTTGGATGGTTGGAAACGTTATTTCCGTTCCTCTTTATTTTTTGAAAGGCTTTGTATTGACAGGAATTTTATTTATCATTCTTGTATTATTGGCTATAGCAGGATTTTTTATTTGGAAGAAAAAAGCACTCAATGAAATTTTATAG
- the rlmB gene encoding 23S rRNA (guanosine(2251)-2'-O)-methyltransferase RlmB: MNKLEIVYGIHPLIEAIRSKKTISKLFFQRGLKQGSNAYKKLISISKKENIPIQIVPKQKFYQLKNKNHQGVFAILSPIKTYQIEDLLPIFYEKGINPLLVILDRITDVRNFGSIIRTSACAGADAIIIPKKYTAMIGSDSIKTSSGALFKVPICQEKNIKNTIEFLMNSGLKIVSATEKSNIYWYNIDFSGPTALILGNEEKGISHKYLEISCEKAKIPSIKGISSLNVSVACGVILYEVFRQRKFQSKTHF; the protein is encoded by the coding sequence ATGAATAAATTAGAAATTGTTTATGGAATACATCCATTGATAGAGGCTATTCGATCTAAAAAGACTATTAGTAAACTTTTTTTTCAAAGAGGATTGAAACAAGGATCAAATGCTTACAAAAAATTAATAAGTATTTCCAAAAAAGAAAATATCCCAATTCAAATTGTTCCGAAACAAAAATTTTATCAATTAAAAAATAAAAATCATCAAGGAGTTTTCGCTATTCTTTCTCCTATAAAAACTTATCAAATAGAAGATTTGCTTCCTATATTTTATGAAAAAGGGATAAACCCTCTTTTGGTCATTTTAGATAGGATCACAGATGTCCGAAATTTTGGATCTATAATACGTACTTCTGCATGCGCAGGAGCAGATGCTATTATTATTCCAAAAAAGTATACAGCAATGATTGGATCTGATTCTATCAAAACTTCTTCAGGTGCTTTATTTAAAGTTCCAATATGTCAAGAAAAAAATATAAAGAACACTATAGAGTTTTTAATGAACTCTGGATTAAAAATTGTTTCCGCTACAGAAAAATCTAATATCTATTGGTACAATATTGATTTTTCAGGGCCAACAGCTTTAATACTAGGAAACGAAGAAAAAGGAATTTCTCATAAATATTTAGAAATTTCCTGCGAAAAAGCAAAAATTCCATCAATAAAAGGAATTTCTTCTTTGAATGTATCTGTGGCTTGTGGAGTGATTTTATATGAAGTTTTCCGACAAAGAAAATTTCAGTCTAAAACTCACTTTTAA